Proteins found in one Pseudoxanthomonas sp. SL93 genomic segment:
- the zipA gene encoding cell division protein ZipA has protein sequence MSDMAMLRFGIIIAGALLVIAIFFFGRPKKPSQGRRLEPSERDNARVEPSLPGDDGAEQVQDYSDDNVRQPELGLAGGTPVANADSDLGKRPNQDFDKIVSLYVAAKAGHMLRGEDIVVAAEKTGLTFGHMNVFHRLVEGHPERGPVFSMANIMQPGSFDMANIRTLETPAIAFFLTLPAPMTALEAWEKLVPNVERMAELLGGVVLDDSRNTLGRQRIQHIREELRAYDRQHEAPPLTKAPRW, from the coding sequence GTGTCCGACATGGCCATGCTTCGTTTCGGGATCATCATCGCCGGCGCCCTGCTGGTGATCGCGATCTTCTTCTTCGGCCGCCCCAAGAAGCCCAGCCAGGGCCGGCGGCTTGAACCCAGTGAGCGCGACAATGCACGCGTCGAGCCCAGCCTGCCGGGCGACGATGGCGCCGAGCAGGTGCAGGACTACAGCGACGACAACGTCCGCCAGCCGGAACTCGGCCTGGCCGGCGGCACGCCAGTCGCCAATGCCGACAGCGACCTGGGCAAGCGTCCCAACCAGGATTTCGACAAGATCGTCTCGCTGTACGTGGCGGCCAAGGCCGGGCACATGCTGCGCGGCGAGGACATCGTGGTCGCGGCAGAAAAGACGGGCCTGACCTTCGGCCACATGAATGTGTTCCACCGCCTGGTGGAAGGCCACCCCGAGCGCGGCCCGGTCTTCAGCATGGCCAACATCATGCAGCCGGGCAGCTTCGACATGGCCAACATCCGCACGCTGGAAACCCCGGCCATCGCCTTCTTCCTGACCCTGCCGGCGCCGATGACCGCGCTGGAAGCCTGGGAGAAGCTGGTGCCCAACGTCGAGCGCATGGCCGAACTGCTCGGTGGTGTGGTCCTCGACGACAGCCGCAACACCCTCGGCCGCCAGCGCATCCAGCACATCCGCGAAGAACTGCGCGCCTACGACCGCCAGCATGAAGCGCCGCCGCTGACGAAGGCGCCGCGGTGGTGA
- a CDS encoding SHOCT domain-containing protein, whose amino-acid sequence MRRFFLVGLLFVSYPSYAKEPTSLGQGRYMLTDQNFTVFGSPEKIVAKLTRQAHEFCKGQTGNEAYLLGADGSEAVPGEVHSSGVLKRGAQGATGTIQFRCEIPEKESTSSKRDIYTELPKLKALLDSGAITQAEYDDQKRKLLEQQ is encoded by the coding sequence ATGCGTAGATTCTTCCTGGTCGGCTTGTTGTTTGTCTCTTATCCCTCTTATGCCAAGGAGCCGACGTCTCTTGGGCAGGGAAGGTACATGTTGACGGATCAGAATTTCACGGTCTTCGGGAGCCCTGAGAAGATCGTTGCGAAGTTGACGAGACAGGCCCACGAGTTCTGCAAGGGCCAAACTGGGAACGAAGCTTACTTGCTGGGTGCAGATGGCTCTGAAGCAGTGCCTGGCGAAGTGCACAGCAGCGGCGTGCTGAAACGTGGTGCGCAGGGGGCAACCGGAACCATCCAGTTCCGTTGTGAAATTCCTGAAAAAGAATCCACCAGTTCCAAGCGTGACATTTACACAGAGCTTCCCAAGTTGAAGGCATTGCTCGACTCTGGAGCCATTACTCAAGCAGAGTACGACGATCAGAAGCGCAAGTTGTTGGAGCAGCAATAG
- a CDS encoding DUF2200 domain-containing protein, with the protein MSARRIFTTPFASVYPLYVQKAERKGRTKADVDEVIRWLTGYDQAGLDRQISARTDFQTFFAEAPRLHPHAALIKGIVCGVRVEDVDDPLMQKIRYLDKLVDELAKGKAMEKILR; encoded by the coding sequence GTGTCTGCCCGCCGCATCTTCACCACCCCCTTCGCCAGCGTCTATCCGCTTTACGTGCAGAAGGCCGAGCGCAAGGGACGCACCAAGGCGGACGTCGATGAGGTCATCCGCTGGTTGACCGGCTACGACCAGGCGGGGCTTGATCGACAGATCAGCGCCAGGACCGACTTCCAGACCTTCTTCGCCGAAGCGCCCCGGCTTCATCCCCATGCGGCTTTGATCAAGGGCATCGTCTGCGGCGTCCGCGTCGAGGACGTGGACGATCCGTTGATGCAGAAGATCCGCTACCTCGACAAGCTGGTGGATGAGCTGGCGAAGGGGAAGGCGATGGAAAAGATCCTGCGCTGA
- a CDS encoding type II toxin-antitoxin system PemK/MazF family toxin, with translation MDREPDVPVATRPIHRGDIFWVAADESRGSIPGVPHPHVVVQDDVFNQSRISTVVVCALSSNLNRVSEPGVVLLDAGEGGLARQSVVIASQISSLYKHRLQDHIGRLSDQRVDQVIAALRFLQASFLR, from the coding sequence ATGGACAGAGAACCCGACGTGCCCGTCGCAACACGCCCCATCCATCGCGGCGACATCTTCTGGGTGGCGGCCGATGAATCCCGTGGCTCGATTCCCGGCGTGCCGCACCCGCATGTCGTCGTGCAGGACGATGTCTTCAACCAGTCGCGCATCTCGACCGTCGTGGTCTGCGCACTCAGCTCCAACCTCAATCGCGTGTCGGAACCCGGCGTGGTGCTGCTGGATGCGGGCGAGGGCGGGCTGGCACGGCAGAGCGTGGTGATCGCGTCGCAGATATCGTCGCTCTACAAGCACCGCCTGCAGGACCACATCGGGCGCCTGAGCGACCAGCGGGTGGATCAGGTGATTGCGGCGCTCCGCTTCCTGCAGGCCTCTTTCCTCCGCTGA
- a CDS encoding metalloregulator ArsR/SmtB family transcription factor produces the protein MDIDKVFKALGDPTRRRLLDLLCDKNGQTLGQLCEQLDMARQSVTQHLGLLEAANLVSTVWRGREKLHFINPVPLHDVYERWVRKFERQRLSLLHDLKKELEGE, from the coding sequence ATGGACATCGACAAGGTTTTCAAGGCACTGGGCGATCCGACACGGCGGAGGCTGCTCGACCTGCTGTGCGACAAGAACGGGCAAACGCTCGGGCAACTCTGCGAGCAGCTGGACATGGCGCGGCAATCGGTGACCCAGCACCTCGGCCTGCTCGAGGCCGCCAACCTGGTGAGCACGGTCTGGCGCGGCCGGGAAAAGCTGCATTTCATCAATCCCGTGCCGCTGCACGACGTCTACGAACGCTGGGTGCGGAAATTCGAACGCCAGCGCCTCAGCCTGCTGCACGACCTGAAGAAGGAACTCGAAGGAGAATGA
- a CDS encoding SRPBCC family protein, with the protein MSNEKTCFVYVTYIRSTAEKVFEAITQPGIARRYWGHENVSDWQPGSAWQHVRASEPHTVELVGKVVESVPPTRLVITWANASQADDPGAYSRVTFDIVPYEDMVRLTVTHDELEAGSGMANGIQKGWPIVLSSLKSLLETGQGMDVFAKPKAA; encoded by the coding sequence ATGAGCAACGAAAAGACCTGCTTCGTCTACGTGACCTACATCCGCTCGACCGCGGAAAAGGTGTTCGAGGCCATCACCCAGCCCGGCATCGCACGGCGTTACTGGGGCCACGAGAACGTCTCCGACTGGCAGCCCGGCTCGGCCTGGCAGCACGTGCGTGCCAGCGAGCCGCACACGGTGGAACTGGTCGGCAAGGTGGTCGAGAGCGTGCCGCCGACGCGCCTGGTCATCACCTGGGCGAACGCGTCGCAGGCCGACGATCCCGGCGCCTACAGCCGCGTGACGTTCGACATCGTGCCGTACGAGGACATGGTGCGGCTGACCGTGACGCATGACGAGCTCGAGGCCGGCAGCGGCATGGCCAACGGCATCCAGAAGGGCTGGCCCATCGTGCTGTCCAGCCTGAAGTCCCTGCTGGAAACCGGGCAGGGCATGGACGTCTTCGCCAAGCCGAAGGCCGCGTGA
- a CDS encoding GFA family protein: protein MTLSYTGGCACGAIRYTTPHAPVFQNLCQCRDCQRRSGTGHGAWLTFPGREAMAITGEATHWQVAGDSGNAKVHAFCPACGTPVYLLFKAMPDMIAVAAGSLDDPGRFTPGALTYASRGLAWDTVDPSLKTFQRMPTA, encoded by the coding sequence ATGACCCTGTCCTACACCGGCGGCTGTGCGTGCGGCGCGATCCGCTACACCACGCCGCATGCGCCCGTCTTCCAGAACCTCTGCCAATGCCGCGACTGCCAGCGGCGCAGCGGCACCGGCCATGGCGCCTGGCTGACCTTTCCCGGACGCGAAGCGATGGCCATCACCGGGGAAGCCACGCACTGGCAGGTCGCGGGCGACAGCGGCAACGCCAAGGTGCATGCCTTCTGTCCCGCCTGCGGAACGCCGGTCTACCTGCTCTTCAAGGCGATGCCGGACATGATCGCGGTCGCGGCCGGCAGCCTGGATGATCCCGGTCGCTTCACGCCCGGCGCGCTCACCTACGCGTCCCGTGGGCTGGCCTGGGACACGGTCGATCCGTCGTTGAAGACGTTCCAACGGATGCCCACGGCATGA
- a CDS encoding low molecular weight protein tyrosine phosphatase family protein, translating to MDARPRNVLFICTQNRLRSPTAEQVFADWPGIETASAGLGNDAEVPVSPELLAWADLVFVMEKVHRTRLSAKFGRHLNGKRVICLDIPDDYEFMDTLLIRLLKQKVTRFLPTHASDE from the coding sequence ATGGATGCCAGGCCCCGCAACGTCCTCTTCATCTGCACCCAGAACCGCCTGCGCAGCCCGACGGCGGAGCAGGTGTTTGCGGACTGGCCGGGCATCGAGACGGCGTCCGCCGGATTGGGCAACGATGCGGAAGTCCCGGTCTCGCCCGAACTGCTGGCCTGGGCGGACCTGGTTTTCGTGATGGAGAAGGTGCACCGTACGCGCCTGTCCGCCAAGTTCGGTCGCCACCTCAACGGCAAGCGGGTGATCTGCCTGGATATCCCCGACGACTACGAATTCATGGATACCTTGCTCATCCGGTTGCTCAAGCAGAAGGTGACGCGGTTCCTGCCCACCCATGCGAGCGACGAATGA
- a CDS encoding GFA family protein, translating into MNRPLQTHTGRCHCGAVRFEIDTDFPELTRCDCSICRKKNALMVKVHESAFRLLAGEDALTDYQFHTRTAHHYFCKVCGIYPFHRKRVTPDYYGINVYCLDDFDPDGIPVRMTVGAGMP; encoded by the coding sequence ATGAACCGCCCCCTGCAGACCCACACCGGCCGCTGCCATTGCGGCGCCGTGCGCTTCGAGATCGACACCGATTTCCCCGAACTGACCCGGTGCGACTGTTCCATCTGCCGCAAGAAGAACGCCTTGATGGTGAAGGTGCACGAAAGCGCCTTCCGCCTGCTGGCCGGCGAAGACGCGCTGACCGACTACCAGTTCCACACCCGCACCGCCCACCATTACTTCTGCAAGGTGTGCGGAATCTATCCGTTCCACCGCAAGCGCGTGACCCCCGACTACTACGGCATCAACGTCTACTGCCTGGACGACTTCGATCCCGACGGCATCCCGGTGCGGATGACGGTGGGCGCGGGCATGCCGTGA